In a single window of the Rhodoferax saidenbachensis genome:
- a CDS encoding anhydro-N-acetylmuramic acid kinase, translated as MSDLYIGLMSGTSLDGVDGVLADFSGQSPQVVGHASAPFPAALQQELLALNTASDNELHRAALAGNGLVRIYADVVHQLLKASKCPASAIRAIGAHGQTVRHRPQEFDGTGYTLQLNQPALLAELCGIDVVADFRSRDVAAGGQGAPLVPPFHQAFFGQGGQCPAVLNIGGISNLTLMGTQADAVRGFDCGPGNALMDAWCLAHSGAPYDNLGLWAASGTVNPALLQRMLQEPFFAKAPPKSTGRDLFNTSWLARQLQGMEALPPQDVQATLTELTARACADSLLREAPDARTLIVCGGGALNLHLMARLSSALPMCKVTSSDVFGLPPLQVEATAFAWLARQAMLRSTASVPKVTGAQGARILGAIYPA; from the coding sequence TTGTCCGATCTGTACATTGGCCTGATGTCCGGCACCTCGCTGGACGGGGTCGACGGCGTACTGGCAGATTTTTCCGGCCAAAGCCCCCAAGTCGTGGGCCACGCGAGTGCCCCGTTTCCGGCGGCGCTCCAGCAGGAGTTGCTGGCGCTCAACACCGCATCGGACAACGAACTGCACCGCGCAGCACTGGCCGGTAATGGGCTGGTCCGGATCTATGCCGACGTGGTGCACCAACTTCTGAAAGCCAGCAAGTGCCCCGCCTCCGCCATACGCGCTATCGGTGCGCACGGGCAAACAGTGCGCCACCGTCCCCAGGAATTTGATGGCACCGGTTACACACTGCAACTCAACCAACCCGCCTTGCTGGCGGAGTTATGCGGTATCGACGTGGTGGCCGATTTCCGTAGCCGGGATGTGGCCGCGGGTGGCCAGGGCGCACCGTTGGTTCCACCGTTTCACCAGGCCTTCTTTGGTCAAGGGGGCCAATGCCCTGCAGTACTCAATATTGGCGGTATCTCCAACCTCACCTTGATGGGCACCCAGGCGGACGCCGTACGAGGCTTTGACTGCGGCCCAGGCAATGCCTTGATGGACGCCTGGTGCCTGGCACACTCAGGCGCCCCGTATGACAACTTGGGCCTATGGGCAGCGAGCGGCACAGTCAACCCTGCGCTGCTTCAACGCATGCTGCAGGAACCCTTCTTTGCCAAAGCACCCCCGAAGAGTACGGGCAGAGATCTGTTTAATACGTCATGGCTGGCCCGTCAATTGCAGGGAATGGAAGCGCTGCCCCCACAGGATGTACAGGCCACGCTGACCGAGCTGACGGCAAGGGCATGTGCAGACAGCTTGTTGCGCGAAGCCCCGGATGCCCGCACCTTGATCGTTTGCGGCGGTGGTGCGCTCAACCTGCATTTGATGGCCCGTTTGTCGAGCGCTTTGCCGATGTGCAAAGTGACGTCTTCTGACGTATTTGGCCTGCCACCACTGCAGGTAGAGGCCACGGCATTTGCCTGGCTGGCACGCCAGGCAATGCTGCGGTCAACCGCCAGCGTCCCAAAAGTTACGGGCGCCCAAGGCGCCCGTATTCTGGGTGCGATTTATCCCGCGTAA
- a CDS encoding PhoH family protein, with product MILRHLFTPLNNTRLSHLCGPTDEHLRTIEIALDVRIAHRHEQFKVEGPKAKAQRAMDMLQAMYEIAARPIQPATVQLMLSGDGSADAVDGPGLATRRADLKPRTQNQAVYLDNIAEFDITFGIGPAGTGKTYLAVAAAVDALQRSTVQRIVLTRPAVEAGERLGFLPGDLNQKVDPYLRPLYDALYDLMGYDQVHKAFERQQLEIAPLAFMRGRTLNNAFVILDEAQNTTPEQMKMFLTRVGFGTKTVITGDVSQIDLPKTQMSGLVEAERILRRTPGIAITRLTSADIVRHPLVARIVDAYDAARLDDLPRIAIPEPEPELPRVGLPKTRTPKRTP from the coding sequence TTGATTCTCAGACACCTTTTCACACCGCTCAACAACACCCGCCTGTCACACCTGTGCGGCCCCACGGATGAACACCTGCGCACCATCGAGATTGCGCTGGACGTGCGCATCGCGCACCGCCACGAGCAGTTCAAGGTGGAAGGCCCCAAGGCCAAGGCGCAGCGCGCTATGGACATGCTGCAGGCGATGTACGAGATCGCTGCGCGGCCCATCCAGCCCGCCACCGTGCAGCTGATGTTGTCGGGTGACGGTTCTGCTGATGCCGTGGACGGCCCCGGCCTGGCCACGCGCCGCGCCGACCTGAAACCCCGCACCCAGAACCAGGCGGTGTACCTGGACAACATCGCCGAGTTCGACATCACCTTCGGCATCGGCCCCGCCGGCACCGGCAAGACCTACCTGGCCGTGGCCGCAGCCGTGGACGCACTCCAGCGCAGCACGGTGCAGCGCATTGTGCTGACGCGCCCCGCGGTGGAAGCCGGTGAACGCCTGGGCTTTCTGCCGGGCGACCTGAACCAGAAGGTGGACCCGTACCTGCGTCCGCTGTACGACGCGCTCTACGACCTGATGGGTTACGACCAGGTGCACAAGGCCTTTGAACGCCAGCAGTTGGAAATCGCCCCACTGGCCTTCATGCGCGGGCGCACACTGAACAACGCCTTTGTGATCCTGGACGAGGCACAAAACACCACGCCCGAGCAGATGAAGATGTTCCTGACCCGCGTGGGTTTTGGCACCAAGACCGTCATTACTGGTGATGTGAGCCAGATCGACCTGCCCAAGACACAGATGAGCGGCCTGGTGGAAGCCGAGCGCATCCTGCGCCGCACGCCGGGCATCGCCATCACACGCCTGACCAGTGCCGACATCGTGCGGCATCCGCTGGTGGCGCGCATTGTGGACGCCTACGACGCGGCGCGGCTGGACGATCTGCCGCGCATTGCCATCCCGGAGCCTGAACCGGAGCTGCCCCGCGTGGGCCTGCCCAAAACCAGAACACCCAAACGCACCCCATGA
- a CDS encoding response regulator transcription factor, with translation MNAPLSPLIHLIDDDEAVRASLALLIGTVGLRVQTWGHPQAFMQTFDRESVGAIVLDVRMPGISGLTVLETLVAQGVDQPILMLTGHGTVELCRRAFKSGAAEFLEKPIDDEALLEALQNAVRQHVRSRERHQADRQARERYAQLSEREREVLGLIVSGLTNKEIGRVLDLSPRTVETHRANLFAKLQAETLAQLIRHYASLADAADA, from the coding sequence ATGAACGCCCCCCTCTCTCCGCTGATCCACCTGATTGACGACGACGAAGCAGTGCGCGCCAGCCTGGCCCTGTTGATCGGCACCGTGGGCCTGCGTGTGCAGACTTGGGGCCACCCGCAGGCCTTCATGCAGACCTTCGACCGGGAAAGCGTAGGCGCCATCGTGCTGGACGTGCGTATGCCTGGCATCAGCGGCCTCACGGTACTGGAGACGCTGGTAGCACAGGGCGTAGACCAACCCATTCTCATGCTCACCGGCCACGGCACGGTGGAGCTGTGCCGCCGCGCCTTCAAGTCCGGTGCGGCAGAGTTCCTCGAAAAACCGATTGACGATGAGGCCCTGCTCGAAGCCCTGCAAAACGCGGTGCGCCAACACGTGCGCTCGCGCGAACGCCACCAGGCCGACCGGCAAGCCCGTGAACGTTACGCCCAGCTGTCGGAGCGTGAACGCGAGGTGCTGGGCCTGATCGTTTCAGGCCTGACCAACAAGGAAATCGGCCGCGTGCTGGACCTCTCGCCGCGCACGGTCGAGACCCACCGCGCCAACCTGTTTGCCAAGCTGCAGGCAGAAACCCTCGCGCAACTGATACGCCACTACGCCAGCCTGGCGGACGCAGCGGACGCCTGA
- a CDS encoding substrate-binding periplasmic protein, with product MKFPAFPALLLTLVLSLGLHAPVHAADPLRLATGEYAPFTSESLPGGGPLTEIARRAFAASDPDLKISFLPWKRGYSETLEGKHDGTFPYGRSAERERDFYFSESYYTVDRRMYYLAESGLKPEDITTLKGKRYCLPLGFALPKDMGALIDNKTLEVQSPPDLASCAKMLLIKRVDFFIATPYIAETAMAQAGIKEIAFVSKSVGKGENFLIVPKSHPRGPAIIATFNKGIAALRAKGDLDKIIKDAKL from the coding sequence ATGAAATTCCCCGCATTTCCCGCCCTGCTGCTGACCCTTGTGCTGAGCCTTGGTCTGCATGCCCCGGTACATGCAGCGGATCCGCTCAGACTGGCGACCGGGGAGTACGCGCCCTTCACGAGTGAGAGTCTGCCGGGTGGTGGGCCGCTCACCGAAATCGCGCGGCGCGCGTTTGCCGCATCGGACCCGGATCTGAAGATCAGCTTTCTGCCCTGGAAGCGCGGTTATTCCGAGACACTGGAAGGCAAACACGACGGCACCTTTCCGTACGGACGCAGCGCCGAACGCGAGCGGGATTTCTACTTCTCCGAGTCCTACTACACGGTGGACCGTCGCATGTACTACCTGGCGGAATCCGGGCTGAAACCCGAGGACATCACCACGCTCAAGGGCAAACGGTACTGCCTGCCATTGGGCTTTGCGCTACCCAAGGACATGGGCGCGTTGATAGACAACAAGACACTGGAAGTGCAAAGCCCGCCCGACCTGGCAAGCTGCGCCAAGATGTTGCTGATCAAACGCGTGGACTTCTTTATCGCCACACCCTATATCGCCGAAACCGCCATGGCGCAGGCTGGAATCAAAGAGATCGCCTTCGTCAGCAAGTCCGTAGGCAAGGGAGAGAACTTCCTGATCGTTCCCAAGAGCCATCCTCGTGGGCCAGCCATCATCGCCACCTTCAACAAGGGCATCGCCGCCCTGCGGGCCAAAGGTGATCTGGACAAGATCATCAAAGACGCCAAGCTGTAG
- a CDS encoding M23 family metallopeptidase codes for MFNGLPQAAESFLNSAAALASRHPRRITALVSALLLGGTGATFAVANLAPDAADLPVHTIVENIASLPVSAQMEALEANTQRLYRSEVTRSTDTADNLLKRLGIFDAQAAAFLRADPLVQQTLLGRVGRNVTVEASERNALLNLSARWSPEDDGMFKRLTVQKTASGFVSRLETLPMAASSRMASGVIASSLFASTDEARVPDAIAIQLAEIFSGDIDFHRALRKGDRFSVVYETLEGDGEPLRAGRVLSAEFVNAGKTYQAMWFQEPATATEVTASTSATHSLTKGGYYTLAGQSLRRTYLTSPLEFSRVTSGFSMRFHPILKTWRAHTGVDYGASTGTPVRSVADGIVDFAGVQNGYGNVVMVKHNSSDTTLYAHLSRINVKRGDRISQGQNLGAVGSTGYATGPHLHFEFRINGVFRDPLTIARQSETVPVAASAKPVFDKAAAQVKAQLTAAAYMLPGNAQ; via the coding sequence GTGTTTAACGGACTGCCCCAAGCCGCCGAGTCGTTTTTGAACTCCGCCGCCGCGCTCGCCAGCCGCCATCCCCGTCGTATCACCGCTCTTGTTTCTGCACTGCTTTTGGGCGGTACAGGTGCCACGTTCGCCGTCGCCAATCTGGCCCCTGACGCTGCGGACCTGCCGGTGCACACCATCGTGGAAAACATTGCTTCCCTGCCCGTATCGGCGCAGATGGAAGCGCTGGAAGCCAACACACAACGCCTCTACCGCTCGGAAGTCACCCGCTCCACGGACACCGCAGACAACCTGCTCAAACGTCTGGGCATCTTTGATGCGCAGGCCGCCGCGTTCCTGCGTGCCGATCCGCTGGTGCAGCAAACCCTGCTGGGTCGTGTGGGACGCAACGTCACGGTGGAAGCCAGTGAACGCAATGCGCTGCTCAACCTGAGCGCACGCTGGAGTCCTGAAGACGACGGCATGTTCAAACGCCTGACGGTGCAAAAAACCGCCAGCGGCTTTGTCTCCCGCCTCGAAACACTGCCCATGGCGGCGTCTTCACGCATGGCCAGCGGTGTGATTGCCTCCTCGCTGTTTGCATCCACCGACGAAGCACGTGTGCCGGATGCCATTGCCATTCAACTGGCCGAGATATTCTCGGGCGACATCGACTTCCACCGCGCGCTGCGCAAGGGTGACCGCTTCTCGGTGGTCTACGAAACCCTGGAAGGCGACGGCGAGCCCCTGCGCGCCGGCCGTGTGCTGAGTGCCGAGTTTGTCAACGCAGGCAAGACCTACCAGGCCATGTGGTTCCAGGAACCGGCCACCGCAACAGAAGTGACCGCATCTACTTCCGCGACGCACTCCCTCACCAAGGGCGGCTACTACACATTGGCAGGCCAGAGTCTGCGCCGGACCTACCTGACGTCTCCGCTGGAGTTTTCCCGGGTCACCAGTGGTTTTTCCATGCGTTTTCACCCGATTCTCAAAACCTGGCGCGCCCACACCGGCGTCGACTACGGCGCGAGCACCGGCACTCCCGTGCGTAGCGTGGCCGACGGCATCGTCGATTTTGCAGGCGTGCAGAACGGCTACGGAAACGTGGTCATGGTCAAACACAACAGCAGCGACACCACCTTGTACGCGCACTTGAGCCGTATCAACGTCAAGCGGGGCGACCGCATCAGCCAGGGGCAAAACCTGGGCGCGGTCGGTTCGACCGGTTACGCCACGGGTCCCCATCTGCATTTCGAGTTTCGCATCAACGGCGTGTTCCGTGACCCACTGACGATCGCACGCCAGAGCGAGACGGTTCCCGTCGCCGCATCGGCCAAGCCCGTGTTTGACAAGGCTGCCGCACAGGTCAAGGCGCAACTCACGGCCGCGGCGTACATGCTGCCCGGCAACGCCCAGTAA
- a CDS encoding GlcG/HbpS family heme-binding protein — protein MRNILKVSAIALSLTAFGANAQAVRTEKNMSLDLANQIAAASVAACAANGYAVAATVVDRAGTVRAVQRADNAGPHTLAASQQKAFTSASAKNTTLAMMEGAQKNPAAANLVYIPGYLLLGGGVPVKVGNEVIGAVGVGGAPGGHLDEQCANVALDKVKELLK, from the coding sequence ATGCGCAACATCCTCAAAGTTTCTGCCATCGCCCTGTCCCTGACCGCCTTCGGCGCCAACGCCCAGGCCGTACGCACCGAAAAGAACATGTCGCTCGACCTGGCCAACCAGATCGCCGCCGCATCCGTGGCCGCCTGCGCTGCCAACGGTTATGCCGTCGCCGCCACCGTGGTGGACCGTGCGGGCACCGTGCGCGCCGTGCAGCGTGCGGACAACGCCGGCCCCCACACCCTGGCTGCCAGCCAGCAAAAGGCTTTTACCTCCGCATCCGCCAAGAACACCACGCTGGCCATGATGGAAGGCGCACAAAAGAACCCCGCAGCCGCGAATCTGGTTTACATCCCCGGCTACCTGCTGCTGGGCGGTGGCGTGCCTGTGAAGGTGGGCAATGAAGTCATCGGTGCCGTGGGCGTGGGCGGTGCACCCGGTGGTCACCTGGACGAGCAGTGCGCCAACGTGGCACTCGACAAGGTCAAGGAACTGCTGAAATAA
- the dtd gene encoding D-aminoacyl-tRNA deacylase, producing MLALIQRVRRARVDVAQETVGSIGPGLLVLVCAEQGDTEAQGDKLLAKILKLRIFSDADGKMNLSVQDMDGAGTQGGLLIVSQFTLAADTTGGNRPSFKGAAAPDDGRRLYDYFVTQARAAHPVVQTGIFAADMLVELVNDGPVTIPMRVAPTL from the coding sequence GTGTTGGCATTGATTCAGCGAGTGCGCCGTGCGCGCGTGGACGTGGCGCAAGAGACCGTGGGCAGCATCGGCCCGGGGTTGCTGGTGCTGGTGTGTGCCGAGCAGGGTGACACCGAGGCGCAGGGCGACAAGTTGCTTGCCAAGATACTCAAGCTGCGCATCTTCAGCGACGCCGATGGCAAGATGAACCTGAGCGTGCAGGACATGGACGGCGCGGGCACCCAGGGCGGCTTGCTGATCGTGAGCCAGTTCACGCTGGCCGCCGACACCACGGGTGGCAACCGGCCCAGCTTCAAGGGCGCGGCGGCACCTGACGACGGGCGCCGCCTCTACGACTATTTTGTGACCCAGGCCCGCGCGGCGCACCCGGTGGTGCAAACCGGCATCTTTGCGGCGGACATGCTGGTCGAGCTGGTCAATGACGGACCGGTGACGATACCGATGCGGGTCGCACCGACTCTATAG
- the tyrS gene encoding tyrosine--tRNA ligase, producing the protein MNQASSPQFVVTDRVREALAVSLRGCDELIPQEEWVKKLAKSEATGTPLRIKLGLDPTAPDIHIGHTVVLNKMRQLQDLGHTVIFLIGDFTSMIGDPSGRNSTRPPLTAEQIKVNAETYRAQADKILDPTKTELRYNSEWSDPLGARGMIQLASRYTVARMMERNDFHDRFKAGTPIAVHEFLYPLMQGYDSVALKSDLELGGTDQKFNLLMGRTLQAEYGQEPQCILTMPLLEGLDGVEKMSKSKNNYIGISEDANTMFAKVLSISDVLMWKWFTLLSFKSEAEIAALKAEVDGGRNPKDAKVALAKEITARFHSAAAADAAEQDFINRSKGGIPDQIDDLSVELGEGALLGIGVLLKMARLAASTSEANRLIDGGGVRIDSNVVSDKGLKLGAGTYVLQVGKRKFARVTLG; encoded by the coding sequence ATGAATCAAGCCTCAAGCCCTCAATTTGTTGTAACAGACCGTGTTCGTGAAGCCCTGGCCGTCTCGTTGCGCGGCTGTGACGAACTCATTCCTCAAGAAGAGTGGGTCAAAAAGCTGGCCAAATCGGAGGCAACCGGCACGCCGTTGCGCATCAAACTGGGCCTGGACCCGACTGCGCCCGACATCCACATCGGCCATACCGTCGTCTTGAACAAGATGCGTCAATTGCAAGATCTGGGCCATACGGTGATCTTCCTGATTGGTGACTTCACCAGCATGATTGGCGACCCGTCCGGCCGCAACAGCACCCGCCCGCCGCTGACGGCCGAGCAGATCAAGGTCAACGCCGAAACCTACCGCGCCCAGGCCGACAAGATCCTGGACCCGACCAAGACCGAGCTGCGTTACAACAGCGAATGGAGCGACCCGTTGGGTGCGCGCGGCATGATCCAGCTGGCCAGCCGCTACACCGTGGCGCGCATGATGGAGCGCAACGATTTCCACGACCGCTTCAAGGCCGGCACACCGATTGCCGTACATGAGTTTCTGTATCCGCTGATGCAGGGTTATGACAGCGTGGCTTTGAAGAGCGATCTGGAGCTGGGTGGTACCGACCAGAAGTTCAATCTGCTGATGGGCCGCACGCTGCAGGCCGAATACGGCCAGGAGCCGCAATGCATTTTGACCATGCCGCTGCTCGAAGGCCTGGACGGCGTCGAGAAGATGTCCAAGAGCAAGAACAATTACATCGGCATCTCTGAAGACGCCAACACCATGTTTGCCAAGGTGCTGTCCATCTCCGACGTGCTGATGTGGAAGTGGTTCACTTTGCTGAGCTTCAAGTCCGAAGCCGAAATTGCCGCGCTGAAGGCCGAAGTGGACGGTGGCCGCAATCCCAAGGACGCCAAGGTGGCGCTGGCCAAGGAAATCACCGCACGTTTCCACAGCGCCGCAGCCGCTGATGCGGCCGAGCAGGATTTCATCAACCGCAGCAAGGGCGGCATTCCTGATCAGATTGATGATTTGTCAGTGGAGTTGGGTGAGGGTGCGCTGTTAGGTATTGGAGTTCTTCTGAAAATGGCGCGTTTGGCGGCTTCTACAAGTGAAGCCAACCGCCTGATTGACGGCGGCGGTGTGCGTATCGACAGCAATGTGGTCAGCGACAAGGGCCTGAAGTTGGGCGCGGGCACCTATGTGCTGCAGGTGGGCAAGCGCAAGTTTGCCCGCGTGACCTTAGGCTAA
- the ruvA gene encoding Holliday junction branch migration protein RuvA, giving the protein MIGKLSGILSDKNPPQIIVDCGGVGYEVQVPMSTFYNLPAEGQKVSLLTHFVVREDAQILYGFGSSTEREAFRELIKISGVGPRTALSVLSGMGVGDLAQAVTLQEAGRLIKVPGIGKKTAERLLLELKGKLGADMGAPLGGANDAQNDILQALLALGYSDKEAAAALKALPKDVGVSDGIKLALKALAK; this is encoded by the coding sequence ATGATCGGAAAACTCAGCGGCATCCTCAGCGACAAAAATCCCCCGCAAATCATTGTGGATTGCGGCGGCGTGGGCTACGAGGTGCAGGTGCCCATGAGCACCTTCTACAACCTGCCGGCCGAGGGGCAAAAAGTCTCGTTGCTGACCCACTTTGTGGTGCGCGAAGACGCGCAGATTCTCTACGGCTTTGGCAGCAGCACCGAGCGCGAAGCCTTCCGTGAACTGATCAAAATTTCCGGCGTGGGCCCGCGCACCGCGCTGTCGGTGCTCTCCGGCATGGGAGTGGGTGACCTAGCGCAGGCCGTCACGCTGCAGGAAGCGGGTCGCCTCATCAAGGTGCCGGGCATCGGCAAGAAGACCGCTGAGCGCTTGTTGCTGGAACTCAAAGGCAAGCTCGGTGCCGACATGGGCGCCCCGCTGGGCGGCGCCAACGATGCGCAGAACGACATCCTGCAGGCGCTTCTGGCACTGGGCTACAGCGACAAGGAAGCCGCCGCCGCACTCAAGGCCCTGCCCAAAGACGTGGGCGTGAGCGACGGTATCAAGCTCGCGCTGAAGGCGCTGGCCAAGTAA
- the ybeY gene encoding rRNA maturation RNase YbeY encodes MMLPELTLSLQFGKLKDAATTAKHRAALPRHKVIRWIRNTLEVDGEITVRIVDAEEGQTLNREYRHKDYATNVLTFDYTQEPVTADLVLCAPVIKQEAKEQKKTLEAHYAHMIVHGTLHAQGWDHELDEDAEVMELRETEIMARLGFKNPY; translated from the coding sequence CTGATGCTGCCCGAACTCACCCTCTCCCTGCAATTTGGCAAGCTCAAGGACGCCGCCACCACAGCCAAACACCGCGCCGCGCTACCGCGCCACAAGGTGATCCGCTGGATCCGCAACACGCTGGAAGTGGACGGCGAAATCACCGTGCGCATCGTCGATGCCGAAGAAGGCCAGACGCTGAACCGCGAGTACCGCCATAAGGACTACGCCACCAATGTGCTGACCTTTGACTACACGCAAGAGCCTGTCACTGCCGACCTGGTGCTGTGTGCGCCCGTGATCAAGCAGGAGGCCAAGGAGCAGAAGAAAACACTGGAAGCCCACTACGCCCACATGATCGTGCACGGCACACTGCACGCCCAGGGCTGGGACCATGAGCTGGACGAAGACGCCGAAGTGATGGAACTGCGCGAAACCGAAATCATGGCGCGCCTGGGATTCAAGAACCCCTACTGA
- a CDS encoding ankyrin repeat domain-containing protein — translation MRHTLHHVFVQGAFALVAACGLAAPAWAQTAPNAAEIARYQGLHAAAHSGDVARIAQLVAVRADLNVRDANGRTPVHVATFARQRGAIQALAKAGAQLELLDQDRYDAVTIASVADDEESLRLLLSLGASAKLVTSRYDGTALIAAAHLGHDGVVRQLITAGAPLDHVNNLHWTALIESIVLGNGGPRHQATLRALLAAGASTRLTDRQGNTPLAQAKAHGYAEMVQMLEKAGAR, via the coding sequence ATGCGCCACACGCTTCACCACGTTTTTGTACAAGGGGCATTCGCTCTGGTGGCCGCGTGCGGCCTGGCGGCCCCCGCCTGGGCCCAGACGGCACCCAACGCTGCCGAGATTGCCCGTTACCAGGGGCTGCATGCCGCCGCCCACAGTGGCGATGTGGCACGCATCGCCCAACTCGTAGCCGTGCGCGCCGACCTCAATGTGCGCGATGCCAATGGCCGCACGCCGGTGCATGTGGCCACCTTCGCCCGGCAACGCGGTGCCATCCAGGCATTGGCCAAAGCCGGCGCTCAACTGGAATTGCTGGACCAGGACCGTTATGACGCCGTGACCATTGCCTCGGTGGCGGACGACGAAGAGAGCTTGCGCCTGCTGCTGTCCCTGGGCGCCAGTGCCAAGCTGGTCACCAGCCGCTACGACGGTACCGCGCTGATTGCCGCTGCCCATCTGGGGCATGACGGTGTGGTGCGGCAATTGATAACCGCCGGTGCGCCGCTGGACCATGTGAACAACCTGCACTGGACGGCCTTGATTGAGTCCATCGTGCTGGGCAATGGCGGGCCGCGCCACCAGGCGACGCTGCGTGCCCTGTTGGCTGCTGGTGCCAGCACACGCCTGACAGACCGCCAGGGCAACACGCCGCTGGCGCAGGCCAAAGCGCATGGTTATGCCGAGATGGTGCAGATGCTGGAGAAAGCCGGCGCCCGCTAA
- a CDS encoding sensor histidine kinase, with protein MPSAWTHYALKAHGLRLLAWCAITAAGCVLLARSELAQLREAFETDARISHRLLSQRVVQHDAVLATLALLQPAADAAANQPEQRLSSVYPQILGVSRRDPGTAWPEKALADAEDDSRKNRRAAIANLDLGSARGQYQLVLAAAPTSFALRIDVHGTVPWDEWSMPVDTSPVRVTLEHAGQQFVVQPGKIGTGGWRYEFHKHLASDSQPFDVVAVRQVGWGELPWGAMALWAALVGAVLWAGSAWRRQRTARRRAEELLRLGQVARLNTLGELAAGMAHEINQPLTAVLANTQAAKRLLQDDPPELDTARTAMDQAVAQARRATEVVGRLRRAVERPSLDAPGQTVDLEQALRNALYLLEPECRRRGVQPEVHITSNTQVLAEGVALEQIVHNLLMNALQALDAVPAAERQLTLHVAATNGVGELRVQDTGPGIPPDALPRVFEPFFTTREGGLGLGLSLCETLATGMGGRLRAEANTPRGAVFILTLPLAPSA; from the coding sequence ATGCCCTCTGCATGGACCCACTACGCGCTCAAAGCCCACGGACTGCGGCTGCTCGCCTGGTGCGCGATCACCGCCGCGGGCTGCGTACTGCTGGCGCGCAGCGAGCTGGCGCAACTGCGCGAGGCCTTTGAGACCGACGCCCGCATCAGCCACCGCCTGCTGAGCCAGCGTGTGGTGCAGCATGACGCGGTGTTGGCCACGCTGGCGCTGCTGCAGCCCGCAGCGGATGCAGCAGCCAATCAACCCGAGCAGCGCCTGTCCTCCGTGTATCCGCAAATCCTGGGCGTGTCGCGCCGCGATCCTGGCACGGCCTGGCCCGAGAAGGCCTTGGCCGACGCCGAAGACGACTCACGCAAAAATCGCCGTGCAGCCATCGCCAACCTGGACCTGGGCTCTGCACGCGGCCAATACCAACTGGTACTGGCCGCCGCACCCACCAGTTTTGCGCTGCGCATTGACGTGCACGGCACCGTGCCCTGGGACGAATGGTCCATGCCCGTGGACACCAGCCCCGTGCGCGTGACGCTGGAGCATGCAGGCCAGCAGTTTGTTGTACAGCCGGGAAAGATTGGCACAGGCGGCTGGCGTTATGAATTCCACAAACACCTGGCGAGCGACAGCCAGCCCTTTGATGTGGTGGCGGTACGCCAGGTTGGCTGGGGCGAGCTGCCTTGGGGGGCCATGGCCTTGTGGGCGGCGCTGGTGGGGGCTGTCCTGTGGGCCGGGTCTGCCTGGCGGCGCCAGCGCACCGCGCGGCGCCGGGCCGAGGAGTTGCTGCGTCTGGGCCAGGTCGCGCGACTCAACACACTGGGCGAACTCGCCGCCGGCATGGCCCATGAAATCAACCAGCCACTGACGGCGGTGCTGGCCAACACGCAGGCCGCCAAACGCCTGCTGCAGGACGATCCGCCCGAGCTGGACACCGCGCGCACCGCCATGGACCAGGCTGTAGCGCAAGCACGCCGCGCCACCGAAGTCGTAGGCCGCCTGCGCCGCGCCGTCGAGCGCCCCAGCCTTGACGCGCCGGGTCAGACGGTCGATCTGGAACAGGCCCTGCGCAACGCGCTGTACCTGTTGGAGCCCGAATGTCGGCGCCGCGGCGTGCAACCCGAGGTGCACATCACCAGCAACACACAGGTGTTGGCCGAAGGCGTGGCGCTGGAGCAAATCGTGCACAACCTGCTCATGAATGCGCTGCAAGCACTCGATGCCGTACCCGCAGCAGAGCGCCAGCTGACCCTGCACGTGGCCGCCACCAACGGCGTAGGAGAACTGCGCGTGCAAGACACCGGCCCCGGCATTCCACCCGATGCGCTGCCGCGCGTGTTCGAGCCCTTCTTCACCACGCGTGAAGGCGGTTTGGGCCTGGGCCTGAGCCTGTGCGAAACCCTGGCCACCGGCATGGGCGGACGGCTGCGCGCCGAGGCCAACACACCGCGCGGCGCAGTTTTTATCCTGACACTGCCCTTGGCCCCATCCGCATGA